The sequence TACTAAAAAAAGACGAGATATTATTCTCGTCTTTAACTAACTGCCTCTATTGAAGTTTTTAATGAACTTGTTTTCAGGTTGTATTTAGAAACTTTCTCAAGTATTTTAATTAACACTGGTACTGCTACACTATTACCAAATTGTTTCCATGCTTGAGAATCAGAAACTGGAATCTTAAAATCTGGTGGAAATCCTTGGGCTAGAGCACATTCTCTTGGTGCAAGTTTTCGGACTTTATTATTTACTAAGTATGCTCCAGTCTTTGCTCCTGGACCACCACCATGTGCTGAAAGTGTTATGGCGTGTCCCTTAGGACTGTAAATCCTTTCTCCTTGTCCACCTTTGTTTATAGTACCTATCCTAATCGGCTTTAGTTTTCTATCATTAATAGTTATGTCTTTCATATATATATCATCTCTATCTATTATATATTTTTCAGTTTCTGAATCGGGCAGTAAAATATCTTCAAGTGCAATGTCTTCTAAAGTTGGCTTTGGAAAAGAAAAGTTCATTATTCCAAGTTCCTTTCTGAAGCAAACAAAATATAGACGTTTGCGACTCTGAGGAACGCCAAAATCGCTAGCATTCAAAATTTCAGTAAATACATTATACTCCAAGTCTTTCAATATTTTAATCATATTATCAATTGTTTTTCCATCCTTATGTCTTCTAAGGTTAGCTACATTTTCAAGAAAAAGCATTTTAGGTCTATGATATTTTACAATTCTTGCTATTTCAAAGAAGAGTGTCCCTCGTGAATCTTCAAATCCTTTTTGCTTTCCACTTATACTAAATGGTTGACAAGGAAATCCTGCACATAAGATATCATGAGGAGGAATATCTTCACTTTTAATTTTAGTTATATCTCCAGCAGGAATGTCCCCAAAATTAGCTTCGTATGTAATCTTAGCATATTTATCTTTCTCAGAC is a genomic window of Caldisalinibacter kiritimatiensis containing:
- a CDS encoding DNA cytosine methyltransferase; this translates as MNQLRNMSFIDLFAGIGGFRIALEKFGANCVFSSEKDKYAKITYEANFGDIPAGDITKIKSEDIPPHDILCAGFPCQPFSISGKQKGFEDSRGTLFFEIARIVKYHRPKMLFLENVANLRRHKDGKTIDNMIKILKDLEYNVFTEILNASDFGVPQSRKRLYFVCFRKELGIMNFSFPKPTLEDIALEDILLPDSETEKYIIDRDDIYMKDITINDRKLKPIRIGTINKGGQGERIYSPKGHAITLSAHGGGPGAKTGAYLVNNKVRKLAPRECALAQGFPPDFKIPVSDSQAWKQFGNSVAVPVLIKILEKVSKYNLKTSSLKTSIEAVS